The following are encoded in a window of Aromatoleum petrolei genomic DNA:
- the glnE gene encoding bifunctional [glutamate--ammonia ligase]-adenylyl-L-tyrosine phosphorylase/[glutamate--ammonia-ligase] adenylyltransferase, which produces MSETSKQPSEAISYAITLSRYLQRMLDSRGWLAERLTASLDRPLDADAMQAFMTASGLDDTRLRGTLRNLRTWVMCHLIVRDLNRMADLAEVTETMTVLAEVTIRAAHDVLREALVQRYGAPVSQTGWEQELLVVGMGKLGGRELNVSSDIDLIFIYPEDGETGGAKVISNFEFFERLGKQLIQALAEITEHGQVFRVDMRLRPNGDSGPLVCSFDMLENYFITQGREWERYAWIKARVLGGERFEELEKIARPFIFRKYLDFGAINAMRDLHTQIRREVARRDRANNIKLGPGGIREIEFIAQVFQIIRGGRETQLQIRPTLKVLARLGERGFLAPEAVAELGEAYEFLRRLEHRLQYLDDAQTHDLPGNDEDRARIAQAMDFPDFATLLEVLDRYRAMVSRHFEHVFGDPAEEGHTLDSMWASAGDAGQAEATLAKLGYRDPPAAARRLAAIRSGNRYQQLPNHIRSRLDALIPRVIEAAANTSGADETLGRCLDLLESISRRGAYLALLQQYPQALRRVADLMNASRWAAQFLIRHPILLDELLDARVLQTAPDWAALRRQIAEAVDAVEPDMERQMDLMREQHHALVFRLLMQDIAGMLTVEKLADHLSALADMMVDLSIPTIWRKIKIRHRDVPKFAVIAYGKLGGKELGYASDLDLVYLHDDDAPEAPEVYTRLGQRLNTWLSSQTAAGIMFETDLRLRPNGESGMLVCSLDSFREYQLESAWVWEHQALTRARFAAGDAALGDAFERIRCEVLRQPRELDKLRADVLEMRHKMRDAHAGKSELFDLKHDFGGLIDVEFLVQYLVLGHAHQYPELTGNLGNIALLRIAGDLGLIPAGLAGRCGDSYRMFRHLQHRQRLNDLPSRVQPLEVAFARESVRRLWQLVLGED; this is translated from the coding sequence ATGTCCGAGACATCCAAGCAGCCCTCCGAAGCAATTTCTTACGCCATCACGCTGTCGCGCTACCTCCAGCGCATGCTCGACAGCCGCGGCTGGCTTGCCGAACGGCTCACTGCCTCGCTGGACCGGCCGCTCGATGCCGACGCGATGCAGGCCTTCATGACCGCATCCGGCCTCGACGATACCCGCCTGCGCGGCACGCTGCGCAACCTGCGCACCTGGGTCATGTGCCACCTCATCGTGCGCGACCTCAACCGCATGGCCGACCTCGCCGAAGTCACGGAGACCATGACCGTGCTCGCCGAAGTCACCATCCGCGCCGCCCACGACGTGCTGCGCGAGGCCCTGGTGCAGCGCTACGGCGCGCCGGTGTCGCAGACCGGCTGGGAGCAGGAATTGCTCGTCGTCGGCATGGGCAAGCTCGGCGGACGCGAACTCAACGTCTCTTCTGACATCGACCTGATCTTCATCTATCCCGAGGACGGCGAAACCGGCGGCGCGAAGGTCATCAGCAACTTCGAATTCTTCGAGCGCCTCGGCAAGCAGCTCATCCAGGCGCTGGCCGAAATCACCGAGCACGGCCAGGTCTTCCGCGTCGACATGCGCCTGCGCCCGAATGGCGACTCCGGGCCGCTGGTGTGCTCCTTCGACATGCTGGAGAACTACTTCATCACGCAGGGGCGCGAATGGGAGCGCTATGCGTGGATCAAGGCGCGCGTGCTCGGCGGCGAACGTTTCGAGGAGCTGGAGAAGATCGCCCGCCCCTTCATCTTCCGCAAGTATCTCGACTTCGGCGCCATCAACGCGATGCGCGACCTGCACACGCAAATCCGCCGCGAAGTCGCGCGCCGCGACCGCGCCAACAACATCAAGCTCGGCCCCGGCGGCATCCGCGAGATCGAGTTCATCGCTCAGGTCTTCCAGATCATCCGCGGCGGGCGCGAGACGCAGCTGCAGATCCGCCCGACGCTCAAGGTGCTCGCGCGGCTCGGCGAGCGCGGCTTCCTCGCCCCCGAGGCGGTTGCCGAGCTCGGCGAAGCCTACGAATTCCTGCGCCGCCTTGAACACCGCCTGCAGTACCTCGACGATGCGCAGACGCACGACCTGCCCGGCAACGATGAAGACCGCGCACGCATCGCGCAGGCGATGGACTTCCCCGACTTCGCCACCCTGCTCGAGGTCCTCGACCGCTACCGCGCGATGGTGAGCCGCCACTTCGAGCACGTCTTCGGCGACCCGGCGGAGGAAGGCCACACGCTGGACAGCATGTGGGCCTCGGCGGGCGACGCCGGCCAGGCCGAAGCCACGCTCGCCAAGCTGGGCTACCGCGACCCGCCCGCCGCCGCACGCCGCCTCGCCGCGATCCGCAGCGGCAACCGCTACCAGCAGCTGCCCAACCACATCCGCAGTCGCCTCGACGCGCTGATCCCTCGCGTCATCGAAGCCGCCGCCAACACCTCGGGCGCCGACGAGACGCTCGGCCGCTGCCTCGATCTGCTCGAGTCGATCAGCCGCCGCGGCGCCTATCTCGCGCTGCTGCAGCAGTATCCGCAGGCGCTGCGCCGCGTCGCCGACCTCATGAACGCGTCGCGCTGGGCCGCGCAGTTCCTCATCCGCCACCCCATCCTGCTCGACGAGCTGCTCGACGCGCGCGTGCTGCAGACGGCACCCGACTGGGCGGCGCTGCGCCGGCAGATCGCCGAGGCCGTCGACGCGGTCGAACCCGACATGGAACGGCAGATGGACCTGATGCGCGAACAGCACCACGCGCTCGTGTTCCGGCTGCTGATGCAGGACATCGCCGGCATGCTCACGGTCGAGAAGCTCGCCGACCACCTCTCGGCGCTCGCCGACATGATGGTGGACCTGAGCATCCCGACGATCTGGCGCAAGATCAAGATCCGCCACCGCGACGTACCGAAATTCGCCGTGATCGCCTACGGCAAGCTCGGCGGCAAGGAACTCGGCTACGCGAGCGACCTCGACCTCGTGTACCTGCACGACGACGACGCGCCCGAAGCGCCCGAGGTGTACACCCGCCTAGGCCAGCGCCTGAACACCTGGCTCTCCAGCCAGACGGCCGCGGGCATCATGTTCGAGACTGACCTGCGCCTGCGCCCCAACGGCGAGTCCGGCATGCTGGTGTGCTCGCTCGACTCTTTCCGCGAGTACCAGCTCGAATCCGCCTGGGTGTGGGAGCACCAGGCGCTCACGCGCGCGCGCTTCGCTGCCGGTGACGCCGCACTCGGCGACGCCTTCGAGCGCATCCGCTGCGAAGTCCTGCGCCAGCCGCGCGAACTCGACAAGCTGCGCGCGGACGTGCTGGAGATGCGCCACAAGATGCGCGACGCGCACGCGGGCAAGAGCGAACTCTTCGATCTCAAGCACGATTTCGGCGGCCTCATCGACGTCGAGTTCCTCGTCCAGTACCTCGTGCTCGGACATGCGCACCAGTACCCCGAGCTCACCGGCAACCTCGGCAACATCGCGCTGCTGCGCATCGCCGGCGACCTCGGCCTCATCCCCGCCGGCCTCGCCGGGCGCTGCGGCGACAGCTACCGCATGTTCCGCCACCTGCAGCATCGCCAACGCCTCAACGACCTGCCCTCCCGCGTCCAACCGCTGGAAGTCGCATTCGCGCGCGAATCCGTGCGCCGGCTGTGGCAGCTGGTGCTCGGCGAAGACTGA
- a CDS encoding YhdP family protein — MNAPHTHLPDVRSIVATARRGRLWRVLSVALLVAWFVAGAGFLLVREVLVPRVGEFRAEVASAISAAAGLPVSIENLSADLSGLRPRLHLAGFELKDSSGRSALRLESVDATLSWSSLLRAEPHFHRIELKGPVLAMRREVDGAIYVAGVRIDPEASADGTLADWLFAQREIVVRDANVGWTDALRGAPELNLAGVQFRLLRRGPRYQFALQAHAPAELAPMVEVRGDLESRTPADRSSWAGQLYLVADEASLGGWRTWIDYPVALAGEGGVRAWVGVDRGGIDSLAVDLALDDVNTRLGDDLPVLELAGVRGRLSGRRTTDGMEFSARGLELATVDGLVVAPTDMDLRLHGTDDGTPDGGEFTSGRLDFRVLSELAAHLPFDPAVRERLGAFAPQGTLDDLRLEWRGPPEQLETWKLRARFDGIGLNPQGVLPGLAGMSGEIEGDERGGRFRIAGQNAALELPAVFPESHIGFSSLRADGRWTQSGGRLEIALDSASFENPDATGTASGRYWPAAEGAGEIDLSARLTRAESGAVWRYLPHVVNDETRTWLRHGIVGGRVPDARLRLRGNLDDFPFRDRKSGEFLVTTRVFGARLDYAEGWPSITDIDGEVRFEGPGMRITADRARIFGVALAKVVADVPDLDAPGGEIMSIHGRASGPTADFLRFVSESPVSRRINGFTDAMRAEGTGALDLKLVLPLRNFDASTVKGEYRFAANRLAVVEGLPPLTEAAGVVRFTENDLAIPEARARLYGEPMQLMASTSKDGGVVFDTRGGLKVQAVREAHDWPGLDHLSGSAEWQAKIDVRSQGTRVEVDSMLAGVASSLPEPLNKSATAAWPLRVTLDFPANGKSESLGVALEGRGELRLERRREGDAWGAARGGVGVHAGVPAGESGFAIAAKLDELDIDAWRKVLDAAAAGEQKDAAGGRPVAVSAVDLRAKRLTGFGHGLGDAHLSVRSDEGGWKGRIESREAEGEFDWREGGDGTLRARLKRLVLGAGHDAATEATDAAEGAADTEEPPRRLPALDVVVERFSLRGIEFGRLELQARNRSGMWHLDSVSLANPDGRLGGSGLWRPGSRPQTDLDFRLEARDIGQLASRLGYGEVVRGGKAVLAGKLAWRGAPTRIHYPSLTGTMMVEAEDGQFRKLNPGMGRLLGVLSLQSLPRRLTLDFRDVFSEGFAFDSISGSIKAASGQLRTDDLQIRGPSARVRMSGSVDLEDETQDLRVRVQPTLAESVALGTAAGLINPVAGVVAYVAQKALSDPIEKMFAFSYSITGNWADPKVEKLSATSSGAADPSKQE; from the coding sequence ATGAACGCTCCTCACACCCATCTTCCTGACGTCCGCAGCATTGTCGCGACCGCGCGCCGCGGCCGCCTGTGGCGCGTGCTGTCGGTTGCCTTGCTGGTGGCGTGGTTCGTCGCGGGGGCGGGATTCCTGCTCGTGCGCGAGGTGCTGGTGCCGCGCGTGGGCGAGTTCCGTGCGGAGGTGGCGAGCGCAATTTCGGCCGCGGCCGGTCTGCCGGTGTCGATCGAGAATCTTTCCGCCGATCTGTCGGGTTTGCGCCCGCGCCTTCATCTGGCCGGCTTCGAACTGAAGGACTCCTCGGGACGGTCGGCGCTGCGCCTGGAAAGCGTGGACGCGACTTTGTCGTGGTCCTCGCTGCTGCGCGCCGAGCCGCACTTCCATCGCATCGAGCTGAAGGGGCCGGTGCTTGCCATGCGCCGCGAGGTCGATGGCGCGATCTACGTTGCGGGCGTGCGCATCGACCCGGAGGCGAGTGCGGACGGGACGCTGGCGGACTGGCTGTTCGCGCAGCGTGAGATCGTCGTGCGCGATGCGAACGTCGGCTGGACCGACGCGCTGCGCGGCGCCCCCGAGCTCAATCTCGCTGGGGTGCAGTTCCGCCTGTTGCGCAGAGGACCGCGCTACCAGTTCGCATTGCAGGCACACGCACCGGCCGAGCTCGCGCCGATGGTCGAGGTGCGCGGTGACCTGGAGAGCCGCACGCCGGCCGATCGGTCGTCCTGGGCGGGACAGCTGTACCTGGTCGCGGACGAGGCGAGCCTGGGCGGCTGGCGGACCTGGATCGACTATCCGGTGGCGCTCGCGGGGGAGGGCGGGGTGCGTGCCTGGGTGGGCGTCGACAGGGGCGGTATCGATTCGCTGGCGGTCGATCTCGCGCTCGACGACGTGAATACGCGTCTCGGCGACGACTTGCCGGTGCTGGAGCTCGCGGGTGTGCGTGGGCGCCTGTCGGGGCGGCGCACGACCGATGGCATGGAGTTTTCCGCGCGTGGACTGGAGTTGGCGACAGTCGATGGCCTTGTGGTGGCGCCGACGGACATGGACCTGAGGTTGCACGGTACCGATGACGGCACGCCCGACGGCGGAGAATTCACCAGCGGTCGCCTCGATTTCCGCGTGCTCAGCGAGCTCGCGGCGCACCTGCCTTTCGACCCTGCGGTGCGCGAGCGTCTTGGCGCGTTCGCGCCGCAGGGCACCCTCGATGACCTGCGTCTCGAGTGGCGCGGCCCGCCCGAGCAGCTCGAGACATGGAAGCTCCGTGCGCGTTTCGACGGCATCGGGCTCAATCCGCAGGGGGTGCTTCCGGGGCTCGCGGGCATGTCCGGCGAGATCGAGGGCGACGAGCGCGGCGGACGCTTCCGCATCGCCGGCCAGAATGCCGCGCTGGAATTGCCGGCGGTGTTCCCCGAATCGCACATCGGCTTTTCGAGCCTGCGTGCGGACGGGCGCTGGACACAATCCGGCGGCCGTCTCGAGATCGCGCTCGACAGCGCGAGCTTCGAGAACCCCGATGCGACCGGTACGGCCTCCGGGCGCTACTGGCCCGCTGCCGAGGGCGCGGGCGAGATCGACCTGAGCGCCCGCCTGACGCGTGCCGAGAGCGGTGCGGTGTGGCGCTACCTGCCGCACGTCGTGAATGACGAGACGCGGACCTGGTTGCGGCACGGAATCGTCGGCGGGCGAGTGCCGGATGCGCGGCTGCGCCTGCGGGGCAATCTCGACGATTTCCCCTTCCGCGACCGTAAGTCGGGTGAGTTCCTCGTGACCACGCGCGTGTTCGGCGCGCGGCTGGACTATGCGGAAGGGTGGCCGTCGATCACCGACATCGACGGCGAGGTGCGCTTCGAGGGGCCGGGCATGCGCATCACCGCCGATCGCGCGCGCATCTTCGGTGTTGCGCTCGCCAAGGTGGTCGCCGACGTGCCCGATCTCGACGCCCCCGGCGGCGAAATCATGAGCATCCATGGTCGCGCATCCGGACCGACGGCGGATTTCCTGCGCTTCGTCTCCGAGAGCCCGGTGTCGCGGCGCATCAACGGATTCACCGATGCAATGCGAGCCGAAGGCACGGGCGCGCTCGACCTGAAGCTGGTGCTGCCGCTGCGCAATTTCGATGCGAGCACCGTGAAGGGCGAATACCGTTTCGCAGCCAATCGCCTCGCGGTGGTGGAGGGGCTGCCGCCGCTGACGGAGGCGGCGGGCGTCGTGCGCTTCACCGAGAACGACCTGGCGATCCCCGAGGCACGTGCCCGCCTGTACGGCGAACCGATGCAGCTCATGGCGAGCACTTCGAAAGACGGAGGCGTGGTGTTCGACACCCGCGGTGGGCTCAAGGTGCAGGCCGTGCGCGAGGCGCACGATTGGCCCGGTCTCGATCACCTTTCCGGCAGCGCGGAGTGGCAGGCCAAGATCGATGTGCGCTCGCAGGGCACGCGTGTGGAGGTCGATTCCATGCTGGCGGGCGTCGCGTCGAGCCTGCCCGAGCCTCTGAACAAGAGCGCGACGGCTGCATGGCCACTGCGCGTGACGCTGGACTTCCCCGCCAACGGCAAGTCAGAGAGCCTGGGTGTTGCGCTTGAAGGGCGTGGCGAACTGCGGCTGGAGCGCCGTCGCGAAGGCGATGCCTGGGGAGCAGCGCGCGGCGGCGTCGGCGTGCATGCCGGCGTTCCAGCCGGGGAATCCGGTTTTGCGATTGCCGCCAAGCTCGACGAACTCGACATCGATGCCTGGCGCAAGGTGCTCGATGCCGCCGCTGCGGGCGAGCAGAAGGATGCTGCGGGGGGGCGCCCGGTCGCCGTCTCCGCGGTAGACCTGCGCGCGAAGCGCCTGACGGGTTTCGGTCACGGGCTGGGCGATGCGCACCTCAGCGTGCGTTCCGACGAGGGCGGCTGGAAGGGGCGTATCGAGAGCCGCGAGGCCGAGGGCGAGTTTGACTGGCGGGAAGGCGGTGACGGCACCCTGCGTGCGCGGCTGAAGCGGCTCGTGCTTGGCGCTGGCCACGACGCCGCGACGGAAGCCACCGATGCGGCAGAGGGGGCGGCCGACACGGAAGAGCCGCCGCGCCGCCTGCCGGCGCTCGATGTCGTCGTCGAGCGCTTCTCGCTGCGCGGCATCGAGTTCGGTCGCCTCGAATTGCAGGCGCGCAACCGCAGCGGGATGTGGCATCTCGATTCGGTCTCCCTCGCCAATCCGGACGGCAGGCTGGGTGGTTCCGGCCTGTGGCGTCCCGGCTCGCGGCCGCAGACGGACCTCGATTTCCGGCTGGAGGCGCGTGACATCGGCCAGCTCGCGAGCCGGCTCGGCTACGGCGAGGTCGTGCGCGGCGGCAAGGCCGTGCTGGCGGGCAAGCTCGCCTGGCGCGGTGCGCCGACGCGCATCCACTATCCCTCGCTGACCGGCACAATGATGGTCGAGGCCGAGGACGGTCAGTTCCGCAAGCTCAACCCCGGCATGGGACGCCTGCTCGGCGTGCTCAGTCTGCAGTCGCTCCCGCGGCGCCTCACCCTGGACTTTCGCGACGTTTTCAGCGAAGGATTCGCCTTCGACAGCATTTCCGGTAGCATCAAGGCCGCTTCGGGGCAATTGCGCACCGACGATCTGCAGATCCGCGGCCCTTCGGCGCGCGTGCGAATGAGCGGTTCGGTCGACCTCGAGGACGAGACGCAGGACCTGCGCGTGAGGGTGCAGCCGACGCTGGCCGAATCTGTCGCGCTGGGTACCGCGGCCGGTCTCATCAATCCGGTCGCCGGCGTCGTGGCCTACGTCGCGCAGAAGGCCTTGAGCGATCCGATTGAAAAGATGTTTGCGTTCAGTTATTCGATCACCGGCAACTGGGCCGATCCGAAAGTCGAGAAACTCTCCGCCACGAGCTCCGGCGCGGCGGACCCATCGAAGCAGGAGTGA
- a CDS encoding carbon-nitrogen hydrolase family protein codes for MSRLNRSAPVRIAAIQTVSGPDVGDNLRIAGELIAEAAAAGAKLVALPEYFPLITADETVKVAIREADGRGPIQDFMRETAARHGVWLVGGTIPLVANADAKVRNSTLVFDDRGERVARYDKIHLFGFQKGTERYDEAATIEAGREVVTFEAPCGRTGLSVCYDLRFPELFRAMGPVDLIILPAAFTYTTGHDHWEVLLRARAIENQCYVMAPAQGGRHPSGRVTWGHTLIADPWGEILACRDEGPGVVWADLDPARIAAVRESLPALRHRCLGTANA; via the coding sequence GTGAGCCGCTTGAACCGTTCCGCCCCCGTACGCATCGCCGCGATCCAGACCGTCTCGGGCCCCGACGTCGGCGACAACCTGCGCATCGCCGGCGAGCTGATCGCCGAGGCGGCGGCCGCGGGCGCGAAGTTGGTCGCCCTGCCCGAGTATTTTCCGTTGATCACCGCCGACGAGACCGTCAAGGTGGCGATCCGCGAAGCCGACGGCCGCGGGCCGATCCAGGACTTCATGCGCGAGACCGCCGCGCGCCATGGCGTGTGGCTCGTCGGCGGCACGATTCCGCTGGTGGCGAATGCCGACGCCAAGGTGCGCAATTCGACACTGGTGTTCGACGACCGCGGCGAGCGTGTCGCGCGCTATGACAAGATCCACCTGTTCGGTTTCCAGAAAGGCACGGAACGCTACGACGAGGCGGCGACGATCGAGGCCGGGCGCGAAGTCGTGACCTTCGAGGCTCCGTGCGGCCGCACTGGGCTGTCGGTGTGTTACGACCTGCGCTTTCCGGAGCTCTTCCGCGCGATGGGGCCGGTCGATCTCATCATCCTGCCGGCCGCCTTTACATACACCACGGGCCACGACCATTGGGAAGTGCTGCTGCGCGCCCGCGCGATCGAGAACCAGTGTTACGTGATGGCACCGGCCCAAGGCGGGCGCCATCCGAGCGGCCGTGTGACCTGGGGCCACACGCTGATCGCCGACCCCTGGGGCGAAATCCTCGCGTGCCGCGACGAAGGGCCGGGCGTCGTGTGGGCGGATCTCGACCCTGCGCGCATCGCGGCGGTGCGCGAGAGCCTGCCGGCCTTGCGCCACCGTTGCCTCGGGACGGCGAACGCCTGA
- the tldD gene encoding metalloprotease TldD yields MSRAQNPLKVADRYLLNPYDLGEAELEKVFRKLMRHRLDYADLYFQYHRSEGWSLEEGIVKSGSFNIEQGVGVRAISGEKTAFAYSDDISLPALTAAAEATRAIADAGGRRSVAIAPHAGKSRLYRGEDPRASLDDTAKVKLLERLEGFARGEDPRVTQVMAHIAGSWEVVLVARSDGHMAADVRPLVRVSVTVIMEDKGHREQGSAGGGGRFDYGYFDDGRLQEYARAAVHQASVNLAAGPAPAGTMSVVLGPGWPGILLHEAIGHGLEGDFNRKGSSAFSGRMGQQVAAKGVTVVDDGTLPDRRGSLTIDDEGNPTERTVLIEDGILTGYMQDTMNARLMGVKPTGNGRRESFAHLPLPRMTNTYMLNGDKDPEEIIKSVKKGLYAVNFGGGQVDITSGKFVFSTAEAYLIENGKVTRPVKGATLIGNGPDALTRVSMIGNDMALDPGVGTCGKDGQSVPVGVGQPTLRLDGLTVGGTA; encoded by the coding sequence ATGAGCCGAGCACAGAACCCCCTCAAGGTCGCCGACCGCTACCTCCTCAACCCCTACGATCTGGGCGAGGCGGAACTCGAGAAGGTGTTCCGCAAGCTGATGCGCCATCGCCTCGACTACGCCGACCTGTACTTCCAGTACCACCGATCGGAGGGCTGGAGCCTCGAGGAAGGCATCGTCAAGTCGGGCAGCTTCAACATCGAGCAAGGCGTCGGCGTGCGCGCAATCAGCGGCGAGAAGACCGCCTTCGCCTACTCCGACGACATCTCCTTGCCGGCGCTCACCGCGGCCGCCGAAGCGACGCGCGCGATTGCCGACGCGGGCGGCCGGCGCAGCGTGGCGATCGCCCCGCATGCGGGCAAGTCGCGCCTGTACCGCGGCGAGGATCCGCGCGCCTCGCTCGACGACACTGCCAAGGTGAAGCTCCTCGAGCGCCTCGAAGGTTTCGCGCGCGGCGAGGATCCGCGCGTCACCCAGGTCATGGCGCATATCGCCGGCTCCTGGGAAGTGGTGCTCGTCGCGCGCAGCGACGGCCACATGGCGGCCGACGTGCGTCCGCTCGTGCGGGTGTCGGTCACGGTGATTATGGAAGACAAGGGCCACCGCGAGCAGGGCAGCGCCGGCGGTGGCGGGCGCTTCGACTACGGCTATTTCGACGATGGGCGCCTGCAGGAGTACGCGCGCGCGGCGGTGCATCAGGCGAGCGTGAATCTCGCTGCCGGCCCCGCACCGGCCGGCACGATGAGCGTCGTCCTGGGCCCCGGCTGGCCCGGCATCCTGTTGCACGAGGCGATCGGCCACGGCCTCGAGGGCGACTTCAATCGCAAGGGCAGTTCCGCCTTCTCCGGCCGCATGGGCCAGCAGGTCGCGGCGAAGGGAGTCACCGTCGTCGATGACGGCACGCTGCCGGATCGTCGCGGTTCGCTGACCATCGACGACGAGGGCAATCCCACCGAGCGCACCGTGCTGATCGAGGACGGCATCCTCACCGGCTACATGCAGGACACGATGAATGCGCGGCTCATGGGCGTGAAACCCACCGGCAACGGCCGGCGCGAATCCTTCGCCCACCTGCCGCTGCCGCGCATGACCAACACCTACATGCTGAACGGCGACAAGGATCCCGAGGAGATTATCAAGTCGGTGAAGAAGGGCCTGTACGCCGTGAACTTCGGCGGCGGCCAGGTCGACATCACCTCGGGCAAGTTCGTGTTCTCGACCGCCGAGGCCTACCTCATCGAGAACGGCAAGGTCACGCGCCCGGTGAAGGGGGCGACGCTGATCGGCAACGGCCCCGATGCGCTCACGCGCGTGTCGATGATCGGCAACGACATGGCGCTCGATCCGGGCGTCGGCACCTGCGGCAAGGATGGCCAGAGCGTCCCGGTGGGGGTCGGCCAGCCCACGTTGCGCCTCGACGGGCTGACCGTCGGCGGCACCGCCTGA
- a CDS encoding BON domain-containing protein yields MITRKNIVSLLTTSAIAFCVGTPARAEGLVAAAQATAAVTRDEHDHNLQREIKTAIGADPELNTAHIAVSAHAGRVTLAGVVANEEQRTRAQRTVLNVRGVRLVENALELAER; encoded by the coding sequence ATGATCACCCGCAAGAACATCGTTTCCTTACTCACGACCAGCGCAATCGCATTCTGTGTCGGCACGCCCGCACGGGCTGAAGGCCTTGTGGCGGCGGCCCAGGCGACAGCGGCGGTGACGCGCGACGAGCATGATCACAACCTGCAGCGCGAGATCAAGACGGCGATCGGCGCGGACCCCGAGCTGAACACCGCTCACATCGCGGTATCGGCCCATGCGGGGCGCGTGACGCTGGCGGGGGTGGTGGCGAACGAGGAACAGCGCACCCGCGCGCAGCGTACAGTGCTGAATGTGCGCGGCGTGCGTCTGGTGGAGAACGCGCTGGAACTGGCGGAACGCTGA
- a CDS encoding sigma 54-interacting transcriptional regulator, translated as MRIPPSTADETRTAPDGAHLLVVDDDADLLRLLSMRLRASGYRVRTAESAEAALACLAVERFGLVLSDVRLPDRDGLELFEEIRQTWPALPVILLTAHGTIPDAVEATSRGVFGYLTKPFDSKTLLDKIAQALQIGGAPRACEEGKAAAGWRDAIISHSSRMATVLDEARLVAASDASVLIRGDSGTGKELLARAIHDASPRAARPFIAINCGAIPEQLLESELFGHVKGAFTGAASAHTGLFQAADGGTVFLDEIGDMPLALQVKLLRVLQERAVRPVGASRAQEIDVRILSATHRDLEAALVAGTFREDLFYRLNVVSLILPTLDERREDIPLLANHFLQGLARKYHKRLRGFAPEALEALTTAAWPGNIRQLQNVVEQASALATTPLIPLALVERALRGPSIEALSYAEAKMRFERNYLIQLLKLTDGNVSDAARLADRNRTEFYRLLQRHSLTPSLFRGDTADVARERQHGFN; from the coding sequence ATGAGGATACCCCCTTCCACGGCAGATGAAACCAGGACCGCGCCGGACGGCGCCCATCTGCTGGTCGTCGACGACGACGCCGACCTGCTGCGGCTGCTGTCGATGCGCCTGCGCGCGAGCGGGTATCGCGTCCGCACCGCCGAAAGCGCCGAGGCTGCGCTGGCCTGCCTGGCGGTGGAGCGCTTCGGCCTGGTGTTGAGCGACGTGCGCCTGCCCGACCGCGACGGACTGGAGCTGTTCGAGGAGATCCGCCAGACCTGGCCGGCGCTGCCGGTGATCCTGCTGACCGCGCACGGCACCATTCCCGACGCAGTGGAGGCGACCTCGCGCGGCGTGTTCGGTTATCTGACCAAGCCATTCGACAGCAAGACCTTGCTCGACAAGATCGCGCAGGCGCTGCAGATCGGCGGCGCGCCCCGTGCCTGCGAGGAGGGCAAGGCGGCCGCCGGCTGGCGCGACGCGATCATCAGCCACAGCAGCCGCATGGCGACGGTACTGGACGAGGCCCGGCTCGTCGCCGCCTCCGACGCGAGCGTGCTGATACGCGGCGACAGCGGCACCGGCAAGGAACTGCTGGCACGCGCGATCCATGACGCCAGCCCGCGCGCCGCCCGTCCCTTCATAGCGATCAATTGCGGCGCGATTCCCGAGCAACTGCTCGAATCGGAGCTCTTTGGCCACGTGAAGGGCGCCTTCACCGGTGCGGCGAGCGCACATACGGGCCTGTTTCAGGCCGCGGACGGGGGCACGGTGTTCCTCGACGAGATCGGCGACATGCCGCTCGCGCTGCAGGTGAAGCTGTTGCGGGTGCTGCAGGAGCGCGCCGTGCGCCCGGTCGGCGCAAGCCGTGCGCAGGAGATCGACGTGCGCATCCTCTCCGCGACGCACCGCGACCTTGAGGCCGCACTGGTCGCCGGAACCTTCCGCGAGGACCTGTTCTATCGCCTGAACGTCGTCAGCCTGATCCTGCCGACACTCGACGAGCGGCGCGAGGACATCCCGCTGCTGGCGAACCATTTCCTGCAGGGCCTCGCCCGCAAATACCACAAGCGGCTCCGCGGCTTCGCGCCCGAGGCACTCGAGGCGCTGACCACCGCGGCATGGCCGGGCAACATCCGACAACTGCAGAATGTGGTGGAACAGGCCAGCGCGCTCGCAACGACACCCTTGATCCCGCTTGCACTGGTCGAGCGCGCATTGCGCGGGCCGAGCATCGAGGCGCTGAGCTACGCCGAGGCGAAGATGCGCTTCGAACGCAATTACCTGATCCAGCTGCTGAAACTCACCGACGGCAACGTGTCCGATGCAGCCCGCCTCGCCGACCGCAACCGCACCGAGTTCTACCGCCTGCTGCAGCGACACTCGCTGACGCCCAGCCTGTTCCGCGGCGACACCGCCGACGTCGCTCGCGAGCGACAGCACGGATTCAATTAA